In Zingiber officinale cultivar Zhangliang chromosome 8B, Zo_v1.1, whole genome shotgun sequence, a single genomic region encodes these proteins:
- the LOC122015905 gene encoding eukaryotic translation initiation factor 4G-like isoform X2: protein MSVNQSRAGRAEAQHRKPVRSVSAGQPKGLVGSGGGLNGDDSAPQPAIHSSSSYAASPSSVAPSLPTNRSFKKSGNEQGNQSGINASSSESSGAAIFHQNLVQNGAHPQIRSPGYSESPSPSPAATKPFIPRAPSQSASSSAPMPLPKGDASKTFTLQFGSINPGVMGGLQFPARTSSAPPNLDEQNHNQAHTKSMRVVPSISVPQIKRDVSVPAPSATYVSALNSSGPPISRMPSPLHTQFQPQQTQILPKFGVPNVQMHQPGFAANSLQMAMTLPMGNSPQVPQQILVPSIQPHFVQQQAMMHQGQALGFARSIGQLLPPQLGNMRIGISPQFAQQQPVKYGGARKTTVKITHPDTHEELRLDKNTDLGKDGDLAGQRPQPNVIPQPHSIPTYTHQTNFSPMQQNSYSHSQHIFPNSVPLGSGQMPTNSQAPRYNYPLNQIGLNLNFLDSSAINHIPSGKSLSTPLHGISEGLKLEALSVSASLPSSGQVTLRPPVGSKTVKTGASLSSPSVVITMPSTKVEPQMPVKTTADDTALNERRAETNPGGSSQQIKLTSSSSVSMSVPVTDINTTIPLNSRLFMLSEASLSPETPNRESGSLLDGNHGEKNEHAQRCDTSKDNHGKTSKKDFRNTQQNHQLDASSKGEKVAPKCENRTLTETEVAEPVVDKVMPAASGSFPEISGKEASLDASVGYGNLSSAAPDVLSNKENLSSHASTSLDHVVGGIPTYCLTVNLRVGSTALAVGREKRSELTENESSEAANDSLEDFSKAKVHSSSAVAIPSEFENITLLKQDDKQEKCLKGKSIKYDEVESELLNSSGGDFAVLQESKTQNQQITSTDASLNSTGSDTAVDCDILGARDAKDNLNTFSSKLKLKPIKDGLIDCSGARMETVLVPIPSVSVEHKQGAKVDLPSDRLTSSTILGQKNKPLLENTKPKVTAGKKKNRREIFSKADAACASDLYTAYKGPEVNHEVVLKSESSNSPTAAANITPIGCPTKDVVSSDEDLQNKAELDDWENAVDISTPKLKTLKHGQDAGEARKQRDGDVCKATTWKYSRDFLMTLSQHFTQLPVDFDKSSDILDVLLIFSQGKSPLQSPRRINDRPSSRGDCRPVGLLDDDKWTKSHASFGRDGNATINLRPGQGGSHVVLRDLPRQASGQLGGILSGPMQSPSSQGGTQRGNLDAADRWQRARGLIPSSQTPLQIMHQAEKKYVVGKVSDEEEAKQRQLKAILNKLTPQNFEKLFTLVEEVNIDNLVTLTGIISQIFDKALMEPTFCEMYANFCFHLASALPDFSEANEKITFKRLLLNKCQEEFERGEKEQAEANNVEEEGEVKQSKEERDAKRLQVRRRMLGNIRLIGELYKKKMLTERIMHECIKKLLGQYQNPDEEDIEALCKLMSTIGEMIDHPKAKEHMDVYFDMMAKLSTSQQLSSRVRFMLKDAIDLRKNKWQHRRKIEGPKKIDEVHRDAVQERQAQSSRLSRGPVNSSVPRRGQAADYGSRGSAPLSSSSYQQVGGHRALPLQVRGYGIQDPQLEDRPQFEGRNTSLPLQHRSNDDDSISLGPQGGLARGMSVRGHPSISHAPPPEISPNAGEQHRLSSGTNTIYTVERSPGVTYDQLSHRDWNNQYCSGDVKISDHTFERSTTSDLPGGQLYGNSRSCLTAVSGTKAFSEDVLREKSISAIREFYSAKDEKEVALCIKELNAPSFYPSMISIWVTDSFERNSNERDLLVKLIINLCKSRDCLLSQSQLLQGFGSVLASLEDAVNDAPRAAEFLGCIFAKTILEDVAALREIARLILEGGEEPGQLREVGLAAEVLGNIFETIKLERGDSILNEIRVSSNLRFDDFLPPSPLKAKKLDAFL from the exons ATGTCCGTCAACCAATCCAGGGCAGGGAGGGCGGAGGCGCAGCATAGGAAACCCGTTCGATCGGTAAGTGCTGGTCAGCCAAAGGGATTAGTCGGCAGCGGCGGTGGCTTGAATGGCGACGATTCCGCCCCACAGCCAGCTATCCACTCGTCCTCATCCTATGCTGCTTCTCCTTCGTCGGTTGCGCCGTCATTGCCGACTAATCGAAG CTTCAAGAAATCAGGTAATGAGCAAGGCAATCAGTCTGGAATAAATGCATCAAGCTCTGAATCAAGCGGTGCTGCCATTTTCCATCAAAATCTTGTTCAGAATGGCGCTCATCCCCAGATACGTTCTCCTG GATATTCAGAATCACCGTCACCATCACCAGCTGCTACTAAACCTTTTATACCTAGAGCTCCTTCTCAATCAGCTTCAAGTTCTGCACCAATGCCATTGCCTAAAG GAGATGCATCCAAGACTTTTACTCTTCAGTTTGGCTCCATAAATCCTGGAGTGATGGGTGGATTACAG TTTCCTGCACGGACCAGCTCAGCACCGCCAAATCTCGATGAGCAAAATCACAACCAG GCTCACACCAAGTCAATGAGAGTTGTTCCTTCCATTtctgtaccacagataaagaggGATGTTAGTGTACCAGCCCCGTCTGCCACTTATGTATCTGCATTAAATTCCTCTGGTCCGCCAATTTCTAGGATGCCTTCACCCCTGCACACTCAATTTCAACCTCAGCAAACACAAATTCTGCCAAAATTTGGTGTCCCTAATGTACAGATGCATCAGCCTGGTTTTGCAGCCAATTCATTGCAAATGGCAATGACATTACCTATGGGGAATAGCCCCCAAGTTCCACAGCAGATTCTTGTTCCAAGTATTCAACCTCATTTTGTGCAACAACAGGCAATGATGCACCAGGGACAGGCACTTGGGTTTGCTCGTTCTATTGGTCAACTGTTGCCCCCACAATTAGGCAACATGAGAATTGGCATTTCTCCACAGTTCGCACAGCAACAACCTGTTAAATATGGTGGGGCACGGAAGACCACAGTCAAGATTACTCATCCTGACACTCATGAAGAACTAAGGCTTGACAAAAATACTGATTTGGGTAAGGATGGTGATCTTGCTGGACAAAGGCCACAGCCAAATGTGATTCCACAGCCTCATTCTATTCCCACATATACTCATCAAACGAATTTCTCTCCGATGCAGCAAAATTCTTATAGCCATTCTCAGCATATTTTTCCAAATTCTGTTCCTCTGGGAAGTGGACAGATGCCTACAAACTCACAGGCCCCAAGGTATAATTATCCTCTCAATCAAATTGGCCTAAACTTGAACTTCTTAGACTCATCTGCAATCAACCATATTCCTAGTGGAAAAAGTCTATCTACACCTCTGCATGGTATTTCTGAAGGGCTTAAATTGGAAGCATTGTCAGTTTCTGCCTCACTGCCCTCTTCAGGCCAGGTAACTTTGAGACCGCCTGTTGGATCAAAAACTGTGAAAACTGGGGCATCTTTGTCATCACCTTCTGTGGTTATTACCATGCCTTCCACCAAAGTAGAACCACAAATGCCAGTAAAAACTACAGCAGATGATACTGCTCTTAATGAAAGACGGGCAGAGACCAATCCAGGTGGCTCTAGCCAACAGATTAAATTGACTTCCAGTTCCTCAGTCAGTATGTCTGTGCCTGTCACTGATATAAATACCACAATTCCTCTTAACTCAAGACTGTTCATGCTTTCTGAAGCTTCACTGTCTCCGGAAACGCCAAACAGGGAATCTGGATCACTTTTGGATGGAAATCATGGCGAAAAAAATGAGCATGCTCAAAGATGTGACACTTCAAAGGATAATCACGGGAAGACAAGCAAGAAGGATTTTAGAAACACCCAACAAAATCATCAG TTAGATGCATCTTCTAAAGGAGAAAAGGTAGCTCCTAAATGTGAAAATAGGACTCTTACAGAAACTGAAGTTGCTGAGCCAGTTGTAGATAAGGTAATGCCTGCAGCATCTGGCTCATTTCCAGAAATATCAGGTAAGGAAGCATCACTGGATGCTTCAGTTGGTTATGGCAATTTGTCTTCTGCAGCACCTGATGTTTTATCTAACAAAGAGAATCTATCTTCTCATGCTTCTACCTCATTGGATCATGTAGTTGGTGGAATTCCTACCTATTGTCTGACTGTTAACTTAAGGGTGGGAAGCACAGCTTTGGCTGTTGGGAGAGAAAAAAGATCTGAGCTAACAGAGAATGAATCCTCGGAAGCCGCAAATGATTCATTAGAAGATTTTAGTAAAGCTAAAGTACACTCATCTTCTGCTGTTGCAATACCTTCTGAATTTGAGAACATTACATTGTTAAAACAAGATGACAAACAAGAAAAATGTTTGAAAGGGAAATCTATCAAGTATGATGAGGTAGAGAGCGAACTTCTTAACAGCTCTGGCGGTGATTTTGCAGTATTGCAGGAAAGTAAGACACAGAATCAACAAATTACCTCTACTGATGCATCTTTAAACTCAACTGGTTCTGATACTGCAGTTGATTGTGATATTCTGGGTGCAAGAGATGCCAAGGACAACCTCAATACCTTCTCAAGCAAACTCAAACTGAAACCCATCAAGGATGGTTTGATTGATTGTAGTGGAGCACGCATGGAAACAGTCCTTGTCCCCATACCATCTGTGTCTGTGGAACATAAACAAGGTGCTAAAGTTGATTTGCCTAGTGATAGATTAACGTCTTCAACAATCTTGGGGCAAAAGAATAAGCCTTTGTTAGAAAACACAAAGCCTAAGGTCACTGCTGGCAAAAAGAAGAATAGGAGGGAGATATTTTCTAAAGCTGATGCTGCATGCGCATCTGACCTTTACACTGCATACAAAGGACCAGAGGTAAACCATGAGGTTGTTCTTAAGTCAGAAAGTTCAAATAGTCCAACAGCTGCTGCAAATATCACACCCATTGGGTGTCCTACTAAGGATGTGGTTTCAAGTGATGAAGATTTGCAGAATAAGGCTGAGTTAGATGATTGGGAAAATGCAGTTGATATATCTACTCCTAAGCTAAAAACACTGAAACATGGGCAGGATGCTGGTGAGGCAAGAAAGCAACGTGATGGAGATGTTTGCAAAGCCACTACTTGGAAGTACTCGAGAGATTTCTTAATGACTCTCTCACAACATTTTACTCAGCTTCCTGTTGATTTTGACAAAAGTTCAGATATATTGGATGTATTGTTGATTTTTTCACAAGGAAAGTCACCATTGCAAAGTCCTAGGAGGATCAATGATCGACCATCTTCTCGGGGAGACTGCCGTCCTGTTGGGCTGTTGGATGATGATAAATGGACGAAATCACATGCATCCTTTGGGCGTGATGGAAATGCGACTATTAATCTTCGTCCGGGGCAAGGTGGTAGTCATGTTGTTTTAAGGGATCTACCTCGGCAGGCATCCGGCCAACTTGGAGGAATTCTATCAGGACCAATGCAATCTCCATCATCTCAGGGAGGCACACAACGTGGTAATCTTGATGCCGCAGATCGGTGGCAACGAGCAAGAGGTTTGATTCCCTCTTCTCAGACTCCCCTACAGATAATGCACCAAGCCGAGAAGAAGTATGTAGTTGGAAAGGTGTCTGATGAGGAAGAAGCAAAGCAAAGACAACTGAAAGCCATACTTAACAAGCTGACTcctcaaaattttgaaaagctcTTTACTCTGGTTGAGGAGGTTAATATAGATAATCTGGTAACCCTTACTGGCATCATCTCACAAATATTTGACAAAGCTTTGATGGAACCAACTTTCTGTGAGATGTATGCTAATTTCTGTTTTCATCTAGCAAGCGCATTGCCAGATTTCAGTGAAGCCAAtgagaaaataacttttaaaagattgCTCCTGAATAAATGCCAGGAGGAATTTGAAAGAGGGGAGAAAGAACAGGCTGAGGCTAATAATGTTGAAGAGGAAGGTGAGGTTAAGCAGTCCAAAGAGGAAAGGGATGCGAAAAGGCTGCAGGTCCGCAGGCGCATGTTAGGTAATATACGTTTGATTGGAGAATTATACAAGAAGAAGATGTTAACCGAGAGAATTATGCATGAATGTATCAAGAAATTACTGGGTCAATATCAAAATCCTGATGAGGAAGATATTGAGGCACTGTGCAAATTGATGAGTACAATTGGCGAAATGATAGATCACCCCAAGGCAAAGGAACATATGGATGTATATTTTGACATGATGGCCAAGCTTTCAACAAGTCAACAGTTATCTTCTCGTGTAAGATTCATGTTGAAAGATGCAATTGATCTTAGAAAGAATAAATGGCAACACAGGAGAAAAATTGAGGGCCCAAAGAAGATTGATGAGGTTCACAGAGATGCAGTACAAGAAAGGCAAGCTCAGTCTAGTAGATTGTCTCGTGGTCCTGTCAATAGTAGTGTCCCAAGACGTGGTCAAGCAGCTGATTATGGTTCTCGTGGGTCTGCTCCATTAAGCTCTTCAAGTTATCAGCAGGTTGGTGGTCATCGTGCATTGCCATTGCAGGTTCGTGGCTATGGTATTCAAGATCCGCAGTTAGAGGATAGACCTCAGTTTGAAGGACGAAATACATCACTTCCCCTCCAACATAGGTCTAATGATGATGATTCTATTTCACTTGGTCCCCAAGGTGGCCTAGCACGGGGAATGTCTGTCCGTGGACACCCATCAATATCTCATGCACCACCTCCTGAAATTTCTCCAAATGCTGGTGAACAGCATAGATTGTCATCTGGTACAAATACTATTTATACAGTAGAAAGGTCTCCTGGAGTGACATATGATCAACTAAGCCATCGAGACTGGAACAATCAGTACTGCAGTGGAGATGTAAAAATTTCAGACCATACATTTGAAAGATCTACAACAAGTGACCTACCTGGCGGGCAATTATATGGCAATTCTAGGAGCTGCCTAACTGCAGTTTCTGGAACAAAAGCATTTTCAGAAGATGTCTTGCGAGAAAAATCCATTTCAGCTATTAGAGAGTTTTACAG TGCCAAGGATGAGAAGGAAGTTGCATTATGCATCAAGGAATTGAATGCACCAAGCTTTTATCCATCTATGATCTCAATATGGGTTACTGACTCCTTTGAAAGAAACAGTAATGAAAGGGATCTCCTAGTGAAGCTTATTATCAACCTCTGCAAATCTAGAGATTGCTTGCTTAGTCAATCGCAACTACTCCAGGG GTTTGGATCTGTTCTTGCTTCATTGGAGGATGCTGTAAATGATGCACCGAGAGCAGCAGAGTTTCTTGGTTGCATTTTTGCCAAAACTATTTTGGAAGATGTGGCAGCATTGAGAGAGATTGCAAGATTGATACTTGAAGGAGGTGAAGAGCCGGGCCAACTAAGAGAGGTTGGCCTAGCAGCAGAGGTGCTTGGTAACATATTTGAGACCATAAAGTTGGAAAGAGGAGATTCCATCTTGAATGAGATCCGTGTTAGCTCAAATCTCCGGTTCGATGACTTCCTACCACCGTCTCCATTGAAAGCAAAAAAGTTGGATGCTTTTCTTTAG
- the LOC122015905 gene encoding eukaryotic translation initiation factor 4G-like isoform X4: MSVNQSRAGRAEAQHRKPVRSVSAGQPKGLVGSGGGLNGDDSAPQPAIHSSSSYAASPSSVAPSLPTNRSFKKSGNEQGNQSGINASSSESSGAAIFHQNLVQNGAHPQIRSPVLSGYSESPSPSPAATKPFIPRAPSQSASSSAPMPLPKGDASKTFTLQFGSINPGVMGGLQFPARTSSAPPNLDEQNHNQAHTKSMRVVPSISVPQIKRDVSVPAPSATYVSALNSSGPPISRMPSPLHTQFQPQQTQILPKFGVPNVQMHQPGFAANSLQMAMTLPMGNSPQVPQQILVPSIQPHFVQQQAMMHQGQALGFARSIGQLLPPQLGNMRIGISPQFAQQQPVKYGGARKTTVKITHPDTHEELRLDKNTDLGKDGDLAGQRPQPNVIPQPHSIPTYTHQTNFSPMQQNSYSHSQHIFPNSVPLGSGQMPTNSQAPRYNYPLNQIGLNLNFLDSSAINHIPSGKSLSTPLHGISEGLKLEALSVSASLPSSGQVTLRPPVGSKTVKTGASLSSPSVVITMPSTKVEPQMPVKTTADDTALNERRAETNPGGSSQQIKLTSSSSVSMSVPVTDINTTIPLNSRLFMLSEASLSPETPNRESGSLLDGNHGEKNEHAQRCDTSKDNHGKTSKKDFRNTQQNHQLDASSKGEKVAPKCENRTLTETEVAEPVVDKVMPAASGSFPEISVGGIPTYCLTVNLRVGSTALAVGREKRSELTENESSEAANDSLEDFSKAKVHSSSAVAIPSEFENITLLKQDDKQEKCLKGKSIKYDEVESELLNSSGGDFAVLQESKTQNQQITSTDASLNSTGSDTAVDCDILGARDAKDNLNTFSSKLKLKPIKDGLIDCSGARMETVLVPIPSVSVEHKQGAKVDLPSDRLTSSTILGQKNKPLLENTKPKVTAGKKKNRREIFSKADAACASDLYTAYKGPEVNHEVVLKSESSNSPTAAANITPIGCPTKDVVSSDEDLQNKAELDDWENAVDISTPKLKTLKHGQDAGEARKQRDGDVCKATTWKYSRDFLMTLSQHFTQLPVDFDKSSDILDVLLIFSQGKSPLQSPRRINDRPSSRGDCRPVGLLDDDKWTKSHASFGRDGNATINLRPGQGGSHVVLRDLPRQASGQLGGILSGPMQSPSSQGGTQRGNLDAADRWQRARGLIPSSQTPLQIMHQAEKKYVVGKVSDEEEAKQRQLKAILNKLTPQNFEKLFTLVEEVNIDNLVTLTGIISQIFDKALMEPTFCEMYANFCFHLASALPDFSEANEKITFKRLLLNKCQEEFERGEKEQAEANNVEEEGEVKQSKEERDAKRLQVRRRMLGNIRLIGELYKKKMLTERIMHECIKKLLGQYQNPDEEDIEALCKLMSTIGEMIDHPKAKEHMDVYFDMMAKLSTSQQLSSRVRFMLKDAIDLRKNKWQHRRKIEGPKKIDEVHRDAVQERQAQSSRLSRGPVNSSVPRRGQAADYGSRGSAPLSSSSYQQVGGHRALPLQVRGYGIQDPQLEDRPQFEGRNTSLPLQHRSNDDDSISLGPQGGLARGMSVRGHPSISHAPPPEISPNAGEQHRLSSGTNTIYTVERSPGVTYDQLSHRDWNNQYCSGDVKISDHTFERSTTSDLPGGQLYGNSRSCLTAVSGTKAFSEDVLREKSISAIREFYSAKDEKEVALCIKELNAPSFYPSMISIWVTDSFERNSNERDLLVKLIINLCKSRDCLLSQSQLLQGFGSVLASLEDAVNDAPRAAEFLGCIFAKTILEDVAALREIARLILEGGEEPGQLREVGLAAEVLGNIFETIKLERGDSILNEIRVSSNLRFDDFLPPSPLKAKKLDAFL; encoded by the exons ATGTCCGTCAACCAATCCAGGGCAGGGAGGGCGGAGGCGCAGCATAGGAAACCCGTTCGATCGGTAAGTGCTGGTCAGCCAAAGGGATTAGTCGGCAGCGGCGGTGGCTTGAATGGCGACGATTCCGCCCCACAGCCAGCTATCCACTCGTCCTCATCCTATGCTGCTTCTCCTTCGTCGGTTGCGCCGTCATTGCCGACTAATCGAAG CTTCAAGAAATCAGGTAATGAGCAAGGCAATCAGTCTGGAATAAATGCATCAAGCTCTGAATCAAGCGGTGCTGCCATTTTCCATCAAAATCTTGTTCAGAATGGCGCTCATCCCCAGATACGTTCTCCTG TTCTTTCAGGATATTCAGAATCACCGTCACCATCACCAGCTGCTACTAAACCTTTTATACCTAGAGCTCCTTCTCAATCAGCTTCAAGTTCTGCACCAATGCCATTGCCTAAAG GAGATGCATCCAAGACTTTTACTCTTCAGTTTGGCTCCATAAATCCTGGAGTGATGGGTGGATTACAG TTTCCTGCACGGACCAGCTCAGCACCGCCAAATCTCGATGAGCAAAATCACAACCAG GCTCACACCAAGTCAATGAGAGTTGTTCCTTCCATTtctgtaccacagataaagaggGATGTTAGTGTACCAGCCCCGTCTGCCACTTATGTATCTGCATTAAATTCCTCTGGTCCGCCAATTTCTAGGATGCCTTCACCCCTGCACACTCAATTTCAACCTCAGCAAACACAAATTCTGCCAAAATTTGGTGTCCCTAATGTACAGATGCATCAGCCTGGTTTTGCAGCCAATTCATTGCAAATGGCAATGACATTACCTATGGGGAATAGCCCCCAAGTTCCACAGCAGATTCTTGTTCCAAGTATTCAACCTCATTTTGTGCAACAACAGGCAATGATGCACCAGGGACAGGCACTTGGGTTTGCTCGTTCTATTGGTCAACTGTTGCCCCCACAATTAGGCAACATGAGAATTGGCATTTCTCCACAGTTCGCACAGCAACAACCTGTTAAATATGGTGGGGCACGGAAGACCACAGTCAAGATTACTCATCCTGACACTCATGAAGAACTAAGGCTTGACAAAAATACTGATTTGGGTAAGGATGGTGATCTTGCTGGACAAAGGCCACAGCCAAATGTGATTCCACAGCCTCATTCTATTCCCACATATACTCATCAAACGAATTTCTCTCCGATGCAGCAAAATTCTTATAGCCATTCTCAGCATATTTTTCCAAATTCTGTTCCTCTGGGAAGTGGACAGATGCCTACAAACTCACAGGCCCCAAGGTATAATTATCCTCTCAATCAAATTGGCCTAAACTTGAACTTCTTAGACTCATCTGCAATCAACCATATTCCTAGTGGAAAAAGTCTATCTACACCTCTGCATGGTATTTCTGAAGGGCTTAAATTGGAAGCATTGTCAGTTTCTGCCTCACTGCCCTCTTCAGGCCAGGTAACTTTGAGACCGCCTGTTGGATCAAAAACTGTGAAAACTGGGGCATCTTTGTCATCACCTTCTGTGGTTATTACCATGCCTTCCACCAAAGTAGAACCACAAATGCCAGTAAAAACTACAGCAGATGATACTGCTCTTAATGAAAGACGGGCAGAGACCAATCCAGGTGGCTCTAGCCAACAGATTAAATTGACTTCCAGTTCCTCAGTCAGTATGTCTGTGCCTGTCACTGATATAAATACCACAATTCCTCTTAACTCAAGACTGTTCATGCTTTCTGAAGCTTCACTGTCTCCGGAAACGCCAAACAGGGAATCTGGATCACTTTTGGATGGAAATCATGGCGAAAAAAATGAGCATGCTCAAAGATGTGACACTTCAAAGGATAATCACGGGAAGACAAGCAAGAAGGATTTTAGAAACACCCAACAAAATCATCAG TTAGATGCATCTTCTAAAGGAGAAAAGGTAGCTCCTAAATGTGAAAATAGGACTCTTACAGAAACTGAAGTTGCTGAGCCAGTTGTAGATAAGGTAATGCCTGCAGCATCTGGCTCATTTCCAGAAATATCAG TTGGTGGAATTCCTACCTATTGTCTGACTGTTAACTTAAGGGTGGGAAGCACAGCTTTGGCTGTTGGGAGAGAAAAAAGATCTGAGCTAACAGAGAATGAATCCTCGGAAGCCGCAAATGATTCATTAGAAGATTTTAGTAAAGCTAAAGTACACTCATCTTCTGCTGTTGCAATACCTTCTGAATTTGAGAACATTACATTGTTAAAACAAGATGACAAACAAGAAAAATGTTTGAAAGGGAAATCTATCAAGTATGATGAGGTAGAGAGCGAACTTCTTAACAGCTCTGGCGGTGATTTTGCAGTATTGCAGGAAAGTAAGACACAGAATCAACAAATTACCTCTACTGATGCATCTTTAAACTCAACTGGTTCTGATACTGCAGTTGATTGTGATATTCTGGGTGCAAGAGATGCCAAGGACAACCTCAATACCTTCTCAAGCAAACTCAAACTGAAACCCATCAAGGATGGTTTGATTGATTGTAGTGGAGCACGCATGGAAACAGTCCTTGTCCCCATACCATCTGTGTCTGTGGAACATAAACAAGGTGCTAAAGTTGATTTGCCTAGTGATAGATTAACGTCTTCAACAATCTTGGGGCAAAAGAATAAGCCTTTGTTAGAAAACACAAAGCCTAAGGTCACTGCTGGCAAAAAGAAGAATAGGAGGGAGATATTTTCTAAAGCTGATGCTGCATGCGCATCTGACCTTTACACTGCATACAAAGGACCAGAGGTAAACCATGAGGTTGTTCTTAAGTCAGAAAGTTCAAATAGTCCAACAGCTGCTGCAAATATCACACCCATTGGGTGTCCTACTAAGGATGTGGTTTCAAGTGATGAAGATTTGCAGAATAAGGCTGAGTTAGATGATTGGGAAAATGCAGTTGATATATCTACTCCTAAGCTAAAAACACTGAAACATGGGCAGGATGCTGGTGAGGCAAGAAAGCAACGTGATGGAGATGTTTGCAAAGCCACTACTTGGAAGTACTCGAGAGATTTCTTAATGACTCTCTCACAACATTTTACTCAGCTTCCTGTTGATTTTGACAAAAGTTCAGATATATTGGATGTATTGTTGATTTTTTCACAAGGAAAGTCACCATTGCAAAGTCCTAGGAGGATCAATGATCGACCATCTTCTCGGGGAGACTGCCGTCCTGTTGGGCTGTTGGATGATGATAAATGGACGAAATCACATGCATCCTTTGGGCGTGATGGAAATGCGACTATTAATCTTCGTCCGGGGCAAGGTGGTAGTCATGTTGTTTTAAGGGATCTACCTCGGCAGGCATCCGGCCAACTTGGAGGAATTCTATCAGGACCAATGCAATCTCCATCATCTCAGGGAGGCACACAACGTGGTAATCTTGATGCCGCAGATCGGTGGCAACGAGCAAGAGGTTTGATTCCCTCTTCTCAGACTCCCCTACAGATAATGCACCAAGCCGAGAAGAAGTATGTAGTTGGAAAGGTGTCTGATGAGGAAGAAGCAAAGCAAAGACAACTGAAAGCCATACTTAACAAGCTGACTcctcaaaattttgaaaagctcTTTACTCTGGTTGAGGAGGTTAATATAGATAATCTGGTAACCCTTACTGGCATCATCTCACAAATATTTGACAAAGCTTTGATGGAACCAACTTTCTGTGAGATGTATGCTAATTTCTGTTTTCATCTAGCAAGCGCATTGCCAGATTTCAGTGAAGCCAAtgagaaaataacttttaaaagattgCTCCTGAATAAATGCCAGGAGGAATTTGAAAGAGGGGAGAAAGAACAGGCTGAGGCTAATAATGTTGAAGAGGAAGGTGAGGTTAAGCAGTCCAAAGAGGAAAGGGATGCGAAAAGGCTGCAGGTCCGCAGGCGCATGTTAGGTAATATACGTTTGATTGGAGAATTATACAAGAAGAAGATGTTAACCGAGAGAATTATGCATGAATGTATCAAGAAATTACTGGGTCAATATCAAAATCCTGATGAGGAAGATATTGAGGCACTGTGCAAATTGATGAGTACAATTGGCGAAATGATAGATCACCCCAAGGCAAAGGAACATATGGATGTATATTTTGACATGATGGCCAAGCTTTCAACAAGTCAACAGTTATCTTCTCGTGTAAGATTCATGTTGAAAGATGCAATTGATCTTAGAAAGAATAAATGGCAACACAGGAGAAAAATTGAGGGCCCAAAGAAGATTGATGAGGTTCACAGAGATGCAGTACAAGAAAGGCAAGCTCAGTCTAGTAGATTGTCTCGTGGTCCTGTCAATAGTAGTGTCCCAAGACGTGGTCAAGCAGCTGATTATGGTTCTCGTGGGTCTGCTCCATTAAGCTCTTCAAGTTATCAGCAGGTTGGTGGTCATCGTGCATTGCCATTGCAGGTTCGTGGCTATGGTATTCAAGATCCGCAGTTAGAGGATAGACCTCAGTTTGAAGGACGAAATACATCACTTCCCCTCCAACATAGGTCTAATGATGATGATTCTATTTCACTTGGTCCCCAAGGTGGCCTAGCACGGGGAATGTCTGTCCGTGGACACCCATCAATATCTCATGCACCACCTCCTGAAATTTCTCCAAATGCTGGTGAACAGCATAGATTGTCATCTGGTACAAATACTATTTATACAGTAGAAAGGTCTCCTGGAGTGACATATGATCAACTAAGCCATCGAGACTGGAACAATCAGTACTGCAGTGGAGATGTAAAAATTTCAGACCATACATTTGAAAGATCTACAACAAGTGACCTACCTGGCGGGCAATTATATGGCAATTCTAGGAGCTGCCTAACTGCAGTTTCTGGAACAAAAGCATTTTCAGAAGATGTCTTGCGAGAAAAATCCATTTCAGCTATTAGAGAGTTTTACAG TGCCAAGGATGAGAAGGAAGTTGCATTATGCATCAAGGAATTGAATGCACCAAGCTTTTATCCATCTATGATCTCAATATGGGTTACTGACTCCTTTGAAAGAAACAGTAATGAAAGGGATCTCCTAGTGAAGCTTATTATCAACCTCTGCAAATCTAGAGATTGCTTGCTTAGTCAATCGCAACTACTCCAGGG GTTTGGATCTGTTCTTGCTTCATTGGAGGATGCTGTAAATGATGCACCGAGAGCAGCAGAGTTTCTTGGTTGCATTTTTGCCAAAACTATTTTGGAAGATGTGGCAGCATTGAGAGAGATTGCAAGATTGATACTTGAAGGAGGTGAAGAGCCGGGCCAACTAAGAGAGGTTGGCCTAGCAGCAGAGGTGCTTGGTAACATATTTGAGACCATAAAGTTGGAAAGAGGAGATTCCATCTTGAATGAGATCCGTGTTAGCTCAAATCTCCGGTTCGATGACTTCCTACCACCGTCTCCATTGAAAGCAAAAAAGTTGGATGCTTTTCTTTAG